From Staphylococcus delphini, one genomic window encodes:
- a CDS encoding DoxX family protein: MKQLGRIVLGLEFMAIGVLHFTKERQFRNIVPAYLPLRKTAVLVTGVCEIVIGALLVLRRPSDALKNWINAFLLAVFPANIYMARKKLPLGDKPLSDTVRYGRLPMQFVLMYIIKKL; encoded by the coding sequence ATGAAACAATTAGGTAGAATCGTATTAGGTCTCGAATTTATGGCCATTGGTGTCTTGCATTTTACGAAAGAGCGCCAATTTAGAAATATTGTGCCAGCGTATTTACCTTTACGTAAAACAGCTGTACTTGTGACAGGCGTTTGCGAAATTGTGATCGGTGCGTTGTTAGTGTTACGACGCCCGTCAGACGCATTGAAAAATTGGATTAATGCATTTTTACTCGCCGTTTTTCCAGCCAACATTTATATGGCACGTAAAAAATTGCCGTTAGGTGACAAACCATTATCGGATACTGTGAGATATGGACGTCTCCCAATGCAATTTGTACTTATGTATATCATTAAAAAATTATAG
- a CDS encoding M20 family metallopeptidase, translating to MSHQIHGRPELGNEEIFASRLLIENLKEHHFEIERDIAGHSTGFIATYDSEIEGPTISYLAEYDALPGLGHACGHNIIGTSSMLAAVALKQVVDDIGGKVILFGCPAEEGGENGSAKASYVREGLFDDVDIALMIHPGNETYPTIPTLAVDVLDIKFYGQSAHASENAEEARNALDAMLSYFNGVAQLRQHIKKTERVHGVILDGGQAANIIPDFTHARFYTRATTRKDLDVLTSRVHDIARGAAIQTGCDFEFEPIQNGVNEFIKSPLLDQLFEHYATELGEEVSHDDFGYGSTDTGNVSHVVPTIHPHVKIGPRSLVGHTHRFREAAASPMGDEALIKGAKMIALMGAKLIQDQTLLAEIQKEHQHKREK from the coding sequence ATGAGTCATCAAATTCACGGACGTCCGGAACTCGGTAACGAAGAAATTTTTGCATCACGTTTGCTGATTGAAAATTTGAAGGAACATCATTTTGAGATTGAGCGCGACATTGCAGGACATTCTACAGGCTTTATTGCGACATATGATTCGGAAATTGAGGGACCGACTATTAGTTATCTCGCTGAATATGATGCATTGCCAGGTTTAGGGCATGCGTGCGGTCATAATATTATTGGCACATCAAGTATGTTAGCAGCGGTTGCATTAAAACAAGTGGTAGATGACATTGGCGGTAAAGTCATTCTATTCGGTTGTCCGGCAGAAGAAGGTGGCGAAAATGGGAGTGCGAAGGCATCATACGTACGAGAAGGGCTCTTTGATGACGTCGATATTGCTTTAATGATCCATCCGGGTAATGAAACGTATCCGACCATTCCAACACTTGCTGTAGACGTACTAGATATTAAATTTTACGGCCAAAGTGCGCACGCTTCAGAAAATGCTGAAGAAGCACGCAACGCTTTAGATGCGATGTTGAGCTATTTTAATGGGGTCGCACAACTCCGTCAACACATTAAAAAGACTGAACGTGTGCATGGGGTCATTTTAGATGGCGGTCAAGCAGCGAACATTATTCCTGACTTTACGCATGCGCGCTTTTACACACGTGCTACGACAAGAAAAGACTTAGATGTCCTCACTTCAAGAGTGCATGATATTGCGCGTGGTGCGGCGATACAAACAGGATGTGATTTTGAATTTGAACCGATTCAAAATGGCGTGAATGAATTCATTAAATCACCGTTGCTAGATCAATTATTTGAGCATTATGCCACGGAACTCGGTGAAGAAGTCAGTCATGATGATTTTGGTTACGGTTCGACTGATACGGGGAATGTCAGTCATGTCGTGCCAACGATTCATCCACACGTCAAAATTGGACCAAGAAGTTTAGTCGGTCATACCCACCGTTTTCGTGAAGCAGCCGCTAGTCCAATGGGGGATGAAGCACTCATTAAAGGCGCGAAAATGATCGCATTAATGGGGGCTAAATTAATACAAGATCAAACGTTATTAGCAGAGATACAAAAGGAGCATCAACATAAAAGGGAGAAATGA
- the ldmS gene encoding L-aspartate--L-methionine ligase LdmS, which yields MVHNIQYRSQLTMGEIYDTNIVYTSRPSYVSNPWLAPDEHQSNFLTGRELLIAQLPVIVHEASVTDKLQQLFQLIGRDIPENVITFHDQESYEYTLKQLTEEQSRLIYFQYVHGDNIVDAKHYAMDKQLFKDLNNKSFIPKWTGGQYIPEREIVAFQDFKTAVRQWELPLVIKPGDDLPTAGGYGVMICYNEEDLEKAIARVEQAEAATDTLIIEQCIEAVDNYCVQFAWHPEDGIVYLGSAKQLTNAYGFYNGNINAIDVPEQVIQAGYEFMDIAVKKGFIGIAGFDLLVDQQGDVYAIDLNFRQNGSTSMLLLKDTLTGPHHKFYSYFANGDNERFFEAVRHFVEQGVLYPLSYYDGDWYESEHVNSRFGCIWHADSPEQIEAYEKQFIARAGL from the coding sequence ATGGTACACAATATTCAATATCGAAGTCAATTAACCATGGGAGAAATTTATGACACGAACATCGTTTACACGTCTAGACCCTCATATGTTTCGAATCCTTGGCTCGCACCAGATGAACATCAATCCAACTTTTTAACAGGGCGTGAATTACTAATTGCACAATTGCCAGTCATCGTGCACGAAGCGAGTGTCACTGACAAATTACAACAGTTATTCCAACTCATAGGGCGAGACATTCCAGAAAATGTCATTACGTTTCACGACCAAGAAAGCTATGAATACACATTAAAACAACTGACAGAAGAGCAATCACGTTTAATTTATTTCCAATATGTCCATGGAGATAATATTGTTGACGCGAAGCACTATGCGATGGACAAACAGTTATTCAAAGACTTAAACAATAAGTCATTCATTCCGAAATGGACAGGTGGCCAATATATACCTGAGCGTGAAATTGTCGCATTTCAAGATTTCAAAACAGCAGTCCGACAATGGGAATTGCCACTCGTTATTAAACCAGGAGACGACTTGCCGACAGCAGGGGGGTACGGCGTCATGATTTGTTATAACGAGGAAGATTTGGAGAAAGCCATCGCACGTGTTGAACAAGCAGAAGCAGCGACAGACACGTTAATCATCGAACAATGTATCGAAGCTGTCGATAACTATTGTGTCCAATTTGCGTGGCACCCCGAAGACGGTATCGTGTACTTAGGTTCTGCCAAGCAATTGACGAATGCATATGGCTTTTATAACGGCAACATTAATGCGATCGATGTACCAGAACAAGTGATCCAAGCGGGTTATGAATTTATGGACATCGCTGTGAAAAAAGGATTTATCGGCATTGCAGGCTTTGATTTACTCGTCGATCAACAGGGCGATGTGTATGCCATTGATTTGAATTTTAGACAAAACGGATCGACAAGCATGTTGTTGCTCAAAGATACACTCACAGGGCCGCATCACAAATTTTACAGTTATTTTGCGAACGGTGACAACGAGCGCTTTTTCGAGGCGGTCCGTCATTTCGTGGAACAAGGCGTCCTTTATCCACTGTCCTACTATGATGGGGATTGGTATGAATCGGAACACGTCAATTCAAGATTTGGGTGTATTTGGCATGCCGACAGTCCAGAACAAATCGAGGCGTATGAAAAACAATTTATAGCGCGTGCAGGCTTATAA
- the coaW gene encoding type II pantothenate kinase produces the protein MRIGIDAGGTLIKVVIEQDGERSFKTYPTTSLETVANWLNQQACEDIHMTGGNAKVLSELLDCEPQLFIEFDAAAKGVQILLEEQNIHIQQYIFTNVGTGTSLHLSDNEGQKRVGGIGTGGGMIQGLGYLLTGITDYQKLTEMAQQGDREIIDLKVKHIYKNDTPPISGELTAANFGHVLLNMDKTFTNADKIASVIGVVGESVTTVSIHVAREHQVEDVVYIGSSFQDNPLLQKVVTDYTILRGFKPHYLQNGAFSGALGSLYL, from the coding sequence ATGCGAATAGGTATCGATGCAGGTGGGACGTTAATCAAAGTTGTGATTGAACAAGACGGTGAGCGTAGTTTTAAAACTTATCCCACGACATCACTTGAAACTGTAGCAAACTGGTTGAATCAACAAGCGTGCGAAGATATTCATATGACAGGGGGCAATGCGAAAGTTTTAAGTGAATTACTCGATTGCGAACCACAACTTTTCATTGAATTCGATGCAGCTGCAAAGGGCGTACAAATCTTACTAGAAGAACAAAATATTCATATTCAGCAATATATTTTCACGAATGTCGGTACTGGGACATCCCTTCATTTGTCTGACAATGAGGGACAAAAACGTGTCGGTGGCATCGGTACAGGCGGTGGCATGATTCAAGGCCTCGGTTATTTATTAACGGGTATTACAGATTATCAAAAATTAACTGAGATGGCGCAACAAGGTGATCGTGAAATTATTGATTTAAAAGTTAAACATATTTATAAAAATGATACGCCTCCGATTTCTGGAGAACTGACAGCGGCAAACTTCGGCCATGTGTTGCTTAATATGGACAAAACATTTACGAATGCTGACAAAATCGCTTCTGTCATCGGGGTTGTCGGCGAAAGTGTGACAACTGTATCGATTCATGTGGCGAGAGAACATCAAGTGGAAGACGTGGTATATATTGGGTCGTCATTCCAAGATAATCCATTGCTTCAAAAGGTAGTGACGGATTATACGATTTTAAGAGGATTTAAGCCGCATTATTTACAAAATGGTGCCTTTTCAGGTGCATTAGGGTCGCTATATTTATAA
- a CDS encoding BCCT family transporter yields MNKHNNLKKKNRNIVYTVSFSIILILTLLAAIFPKTFGAYAQNTYDALALNFGWLFLIIVFVLDIFLIFLALSRYGRFKLGRDDEEPEFSFMSWIGMLFSAGLGVGIVFWGVAEPLTHYLHSPFPKSVDGQSVESARLAMGYTFFHWGISQWSIFAMSGLIVAYFQFRKNRDGLISTAMEPVFGETYRRPFRNVIDILAIIATVMGIATSIGLGILQIAGGLNHVFKVPNTSLTLILITLLMTLIFLGSALTGINRGVKWLSNLNIIIGALLLLFIYIFGDLRFIVETFTVSIGDYLTHFIQYSLRMDPYTGDNSWIQKWTVFYWAWVISWSPFIGGFVARVSRGRTIREFIVGVLIIPPCISFLWISGFGGTAINWALHHQDGIEKIVDQDYTVALFELLSKFPLYELTSALAIILIFTFIVTSADSTTHIVSGMATGGVENPKRKHKMVWGILIGAISVALTVAGGLTSLQTASVVTGLPFSIILLLMIFSLMNALRREHTKHFKMTHIDDEKDFSRTIEERERDNEM; encoded by the coding sequence ATGAACAAACACAACAATTTAAAGAAAAAGAATCGCAATATTGTTTACACCGTTTCGTTCAGTATTATTTTAATTCTCACTTTATTAGCAGCCATCTTTCCTAAAACATTTGGCGCATATGCCCAAAATACATATGATGCGTTAGCTTTAAACTTTGGCTGGCTCTTTTTAATTATCGTTTTTGTACTCGATATTTTCTTAATTTTCTTAGCACTTTCGAGATATGGCCGATTTAAATTAGGCCGCGATGATGAAGAACCAGAATTTTCATTTATGTCCTGGATCGGTATGCTTTTTTCGGCTGGTTTAGGTGTCGGCATTGTCTTTTGGGGCGTGGCTGAACCGTTAACCCATTACTTGCATTCACCGTTTCCAAAATCGGTCGACGGTCAATCGGTAGAATCTGCACGACTTGCGATGGGTTATACTTTTTTCCATTGGGGGATTTCGCAATGGTCGATTTTCGCGATGAGTGGTTTGATCGTTGCCTATTTCCAATTCCGAAAAAATCGTGATGGTCTGATTTCTACTGCAATGGAACCTGTTTTTGGTGAGACGTATCGACGTCCATTTCGTAACGTCATTGATATTTTGGCTATTATTGCGACGGTCATGGGGATTGCGACTTCAATCGGTCTCGGGATTTTACAAATTGCAGGTGGTTTGAACCATGTCTTTAAAGTTCCGAACACGTCGCTCACATTAATTTTAATTACGTTACTGATGACACTCATTTTCCTCGGTTCTGCATTAACAGGGATCAATCGCGGCGTGAAGTGGCTGAGTAACTTAAATATTATTATTGGTGCATTGTTATTGTTGTTTATTTATATTTTCGGGGATTTACGTTTTATCGTCGAAACATTCACCGTTTCAATCGGGGACTATTTGACACATTTCATACAGTATAGTTTACGTATGGATCCTTATACGGGTGACAATTCATGGATTCAAAAATGGACCGTCTTCTACTGGGCATGGGTGATTTCGTGGTCGCCATTTATAGGTGGTTTCGTCGCTCGTGTCTCAAGAGGACGAACGATTCGCGAATTTATCGTCGGCGTCTTAATTATTCCACCTTGTATTTCATTTTTATGGATTTCAGGGTTTGGTGGCACTGCGATTAATTGGGCATTGCATCATCAAGATGGAATTGAAAAAATTGTCGATCAAGATTATACGGTGGCGCTATTTGAATTATTAAGTAAGTTTCCGTTATACGAATTGACAAGTGCATTAGCCATTATTTTAATTTTTACTTTTATCGTGACGAGTGCGGACTCAACCACACATATTGTCTCAGGTATGGCGACTGGTGGCGTTGAAAATCCGAAGCGTAAACATAAAATGGTATGGGGGATTTTAATTGGTGCTATTTCTGTTGCATTAACTGTTGCTGGAGGTCTGACAAGTTTACAAACCGCATCAGTCGTAACAGGATTGCCATTTTCGATTATTTTGTTATTGATGATTTTTTCATTGATGAATGCGTTGAGACGTGAGCATACGAAGCATTTTAAAATGACGCATATTGATGATGAAAAAGACTTTTCTCGTACCATTGAAGAACGTGAGCGCGATAATGAGATGTGA
- a CDS encoding pyrimidine-nucleoside phosphorylase, with translation MRMVDIIAKKRDGHALTKEEIEFVVNGYTNDDIPDYQMSSLAMAIFFQDMTDEERAYLTMAMVESGDQIDLSNIEGIKVDKHSTGGVGDTTTLVLAPLVAALDVPVAKMSGRGLGHTGGTIDKLESVEGFHVEISEEEFVKLVNEDKVAVIGQTGNLTPADKKIYALRDVTATVNSIPLIASSIMSKKIAAGADAIVLDVKTGNGAFMKTVEDAEQLAHAMVKIGNQVGRQTMAIISDMSQPLGRAIGNALELQEAIDTLKGEGPEDLTELVLTLGSQMVVLAQKAKDLDEARGMLQEVIDNGKALEKFKTFLSNQGGDASVVDDPSKLPTAQYQFELPAKRSGVVSEMIANEIGIASMMLGAGRQTKEDVIDLAVGLVLNKKVGDRVEEGESLLTIYANSEDVEQVKQKLYDNITISDHAEQPQLIHTIITE, from the coding sequence ATGAGAATGGTGGATATTATTGCTAAAAAAAGGGATGGACATGCATTAACGAAAGAAGAAATTGAATTTGTTGTCAATGGTTATACAAATGATGACATTCCTGATTATCAAATGTCTAGTTTAGCAATGGCAATTTTTTTCCAAGATATGACTGATGAAGAACGTGCATACTTAACGATGGCAATGGTGGAATCAGGTGACCAAATCGACCTTTCTAACATTGAAGGGATTAAAGTCGACAAGCACTCAACAGGTGGTGTAGGTGATACAACGACACTTGTTCTTGCGCCATTAGTTGCCGCATTAGATGTGCCAGTTGCGAAAATGAGCGGTCGTGGGTTAGGTCATACGGGTGGCACGATTGATAAATTAGAATCAGTAGAAGGCTTCCACGTTGAAATTTCAGAAGAAGAGTTCGTAAAGTTAGTGAATGAAGATAAAGTAGCGGTTATCGGTCAAACAGGTAATTTAACACCAGCAGACAAAAAGATTTATGCGCTTCGTGACGTCACAGCGACAGTGAACTCTATTCCATTAATTGCGTCATCCATTATGAGTAAAAAAATTGCTGCCGGTGCTGACGCGATCGTATTAGACGTTAAAACAGGTAACGGCGCATTTATGAAAACGGTTGAAGATGCTGAACAATTGGCACATGCCATGGTTAAAATTGGTAACCAAGTTGGACGTCAAACGATGGCGATTATTTCTGATATGAGCCAGCCACTCGGTCGTGCGATTGGTAACGCGCTCGAATTACAAGAAGCGATCGATACGTTGAAAGGTGAAGGGCCTGAAGATTTAACAGAACTTGTCTTAACTTTAGGTTCTCAAATGGTCGTACTTGCTCAAAAAGCGAAAGATTTAGATGAAGCACGTGGTATGTTACAAGAAGTGATTGATAACGGTAAGGCACTTGAAAAATTCAAAACGTTCTTAAGCAACCAAGGTGGAGACGCATCTGTTGTCGATGATCCATCAAAATTACCAACAGCACAATATCAATTTGAATTACCGGCCAAACGTAGCGGTGTTGTTTCAGAAATGATTGCCAATGAAATCGGTATTGCTTCCATGATGTTAGGTGCAGGTCGTCAAACAAAAGAAGATGTCATTGACTTAGCGGTAGGTCTTGTATTGAACAAAAAAGTCGGTGATCGTGTTGAAGAAGGCGAATCATTATTGACGATTTATGCGAATAGTGAAGATGTAGAACAAGTTAAACAAAAATTGTATGATAACATTACGATTTCAGACCACGCAGAACAACCACAGCTTATTCATACAATCATTACTGAATAA
- a CDS encoding GNAT family N-acetyltransferase — protein MTTKSKRFDDITIQLYDKQYRDALYQFELNERQRIYSSLPKEVLDDALNDDNRVANIVLNDQDEVIGFFVLHQHYQHEGYDTPYEVVYIRSLSINEAYQGNGYGTKIMMTLPEYVQMIFPDFNHLYLVVDAENEAAWNVYERAGFMHTATKEEGPIGKERLYYLDLDHKYVSSLKLIKSEDSKAGPIEIVNFILDEQKVGFLAIEAFNERLIIRALYVDDAHRDTGIAQNALRQLATYVRKENHDIKVIEVTLFGPNHQLTPLFVKSNFVETLTTDDYVTLEKYINY, from the coding sequence ATGACAACAAAAAGTAAACGCTTTGATGATATTACTATACAATTATATGATAAGCAATACCGTGATGCGTTATATCAATTCGAATTAAATGAACGACAACGCATCTATTCTTCATTACCCAAAGAAGTTTTAGATGATGCATTAAATGATGACAACAGAGTCGCGAATATCGTACTGAATGACCAAGATGAAGTGATTGGTTTTTTCGTATTACATCAACATTATCAACACGAGGGCTATGACACGCCATATGAAGTGGTGTACATCCGTTCGTTATCCATTAATGAAGCGTATCAAGGGAATGGCTACGGCACGAAAATTATGATGACTTTACCAGAATATGTGCAAATGATTTTTCCGGATTTTAATCATTTGTATTTAGTCGTGGATGCAGAAAATGAAGCGGCTTGGAATGTGTATGAACGTGCGGGCTTTATGCATACGGCAACGAAAGAAGAGGGACCTATCGGCAAAGAGCGTCTTTATTACCTCGATTTGGACCATAAATATGTATCCTCATTAAAACTCATCAAAAGCGAGGATTCGAAAGCAGGACCGATTGAAATTGTTAACTTCATTTTAGACGAACAAAAGGTAGGATTTTTAGCGATTGAAGCATTTAATGAACGACTGATTATTCGCGCACTTTACGTCGATGATGCACATAGAGATACGGGCATTGCGCAAAATGCACTGCGTCAATTGGCGACATATGTACGCAAAGAAAATCATGATATTAAAGTAATTGAAGTCACATTGTTTGGACCTAATCATCAACTGACACCGCTGTTTGTGAAAAGTAATTTTGTGGAGACATTGACAACGGATGATTATGTCACGTTAGAAAAATATATTAATTATTAG
- the rpoE gene encoding DNA-directed RNA polymerase subunit delta, whose protein sequence is MKLQDYTQEMVDEKSFIDMAYTLLSEQNATMNLYDIIDEFKRIGHYEDAQIEDRIVQFYTDLNTDGRFLSVGDNVWGLRDWYSVDDIEEKIAPTIQKFDILDEDDEEDKNLTLLGEDDLDGDDNIPNRTGDQEDLDDPEDERVEDEIEESDLVVEEDEEDIDETYDEDDELEEDEEEETF, encoded by the coding sequence ATGAAATTACAAGATTACACACAAGAAATGGTTGATGAAAAATCATTTATCGATATGGCTTATACGCTTTTAAGTGAACAAAATGCAACGATGAACCTTTATGATATTATTGATGAGTTTAAACGTATTGGTCATTACGAAGATGCACAAATTGAAGACCGTATCGTTCAATTCTACACAGATTTAAATACGGATGGTCGTTTTTTAAGTGTAGGCGATAACGTTTGGGGACTTCGCGATTGGTATTCAGTAGATGATATAGAAGAAAAAATCGCACCAACAATTCAAAAATTCGATATTCTTGATGAAGATGATGAAGAAGATAAAAACTTAACATTATTAGGTGAAGATGATTTAGATGGCGATGACAACATTCCAAATCGTACTGGCGATCAAGAAGATTTAGATGATCCTGAAGATGAACGTGTTGAAGATGAAATTGAAGAGTCAGACCTCGTAGTTGAAGAAGACGAAGAAGACATCGATGAAACATACGATGAAGACGATGAGCTTGAAGAAGATGAAGAGGAAGAAACGTTTTAA
- a CDS encoding S-ribosylhomocysteine lyase codes for MPKMNVESFNLDHTKVVAPYIRLAGKIQGLNGDDIYKYDIRFKQPNKEHMEMPGLHSLEHLMAENIRNHSDKVVDLSPMGCQTGFYVSFINHTDYDDVLNIVEQTLQDVLAAEEVPACNEVQCGWAASHSLEGAKEIAQVFLDQRDQWHDVFGTGK; via the coding sequence ATGCCAAAAATGAACGTTGAAAGTTTTAACTTAGATCATACGAAAGTGGTCGCGCCATATATTCGTCTTGCGGGTAAAATTCAAGGGCTCAATGGAGATGACATTTACAAATATGATATTCGCTTCAAACAACCGAACAAAGAACATATGGAAATGCCTGGACTCCATTCTTTAGAACATTTAATGGCTGAAAATATTCGTAACCATTCAGACAAGGTTGTCGATTTAAGTCCAATGGGATGCCAAACAGGGTTCTACGTCTCTTTCATTAACCATACCGATTATGATGATGTGTTAAACATTGTCGAACAAACGTTACAAGATGTTTTAGCCGCTGAAGAAGTCCCTGCGTGCAATGAAGTTCAATGCGGTTGGGCTGCTTCACACTCATTAGAAGGTGCAAAAGAAATCGCCCAAGTCTTTTTAGATCAACGTGACCAATGGCATGACGTCTTTGGTACAGGTAAATAA
- a CDS encoding DUF2750 domain-containing protein, with protein sequence MSYKNERFYKDILTNEQFFIAVKDKKMIKHRYNDKLLFCFWTRESLAKAYLENLNIEYDKIKTMDIDRFATYELDEMFDEEDEALVNVTNDAEGHEIKIVEATNDLMTDLDNIRIREFVQDVAKTDTVYGLSQKDDHQFMIVYDENDNFDQSHFMPVWSLRKRAEKVAEEDFETFELIDVEGEVFADWLDELRDDNRYVAIDVKPGVVGTIVSAQKLANELTF encoded by the coding sequence ATGTCATACAAGAATGAGCGTTTTTATAAAGATATACTTACAAACGAACAATTTTTTATAGCAGTCAAAGATAAAAAAATGATTAAGCACCGTTATAATGACAAATTGTTATTTTGCTTTTGGACACGTGAATCGTTAGCCAAAGCGTATTTAGAAAATTTGAATATTGAATACGACAAAATTAAAACAATGGATATTGACCGTTTTGCGACTTATGAATTAGACGAAATGTTTGATGAAGAAGATGAAGCATTGGTCAACGTGACGAATGATGCAGAAGGCCATGAAATTAAAATTGTAGAAGCCACAAATGATTTGATGACAGATCTAGACAACATTCGTATTCGTGAATTTGTGCAAGATGTGGCGAAAACAGATACCGTTTATGGTTTGAGTCAAAAAGACGACCATCAATTTATGATTGTTTATGATGAAAACGACAACTTTGATCAGTCGCATTTTATGCCAGTTTGGAGCTTGCGTAAACGTGCTGAAAAAGTAGCGGAAGAAGATTTCGAAACGTTTGAATTGATTGATGTAGAAGGCGAAGTGTTTGCGGACTGGTTGGATGAGTTGCGTGATGACAATCGTTATGTCGCAATTGATGTAAAACCAGGCGTAGTCGGTACCATCGTCTCAGCGCAAAAACTCGCCAATGAATTAACGTTTTAG